The Pukyongia salina genome segment TTACACGGAATTTACCTGGTTGTGGAACGACTGCTCAAGGGGATGGTAAAGGTGAAGATCAATGCCTGGAATGGTATTGTTTTGGCCTTTCTAACTTATACCCTTGTGAATATTACCTGGGTCTTCTTCCGGGCCCGGGAATTTGGCACCGCATGGAATATGATCAAGTCCATGTTCTTCCTAAATGATGAGGGCGCAAAAGTATTATATGAGTTCGACATTGCTAAAGTATTGCTAATCATCTCCGGACTATTTATTTGTCATTGGGTAATGCGAAATACTTCAATGAAGGAAGTAGCCCAGAGAACCAATCCCTGGGTATTTGGTGTATTTTGGGCAATCCTATTCTTTCTTATCGTAATTTCTCAAGGAAGCGGTGAGCAATTCATCTATTTCCAATTCTAATGCTATGGTAAATGCTTAAATTTCATCCTAAAATTGGCTATCTTCAAATATTTCAAAATTAAATACGCATGAAACATAAAACACCCAATTGGACCAAACACGAATTACAGATCTATATAATGCTCTTAGCTGCACAAATAGACAAAGAGATAGACGAGGAAGAATTGAGCATGATCAGATCTAAAACAGACGAGGAAACCTTCGAGAAAATGTACGGCGAATTTAAAAAGGACAGCAATAAAAAACGTCTGGCAAAAATAAGGGGAGGAATAGATCAACACGAATATTCGCATATGGAACTTGTAGAATTTCGAAAGGAGATTAGTGAGATATTCCTGGCAGATAATAAATTTAAACCCAGAGAACAACACCTGGACCGAATCCTGGACAATATACTATACTAGAATTCCTGCCTTTTTCTCTTTGGTTTAAACTGAATTAAATGCTAATTCCGCCCTTTCGGAAAAGTTGATATTTCATCCATAATCTGTGCAACAACAATGATTAAGTTCTTCAGAAAAATCCGCCAAAGTTTACTCTCCGAAAACAAATTGAGTAAATACCTGCTCTACGCCATTGGGGAAATAGTTCTGGTCGTTGTGGGTATACTCTTGGCATTACAACTCAACACATGGAATGCCGAACGAATTCAGAAACAAGAGATAAATTCCACATACGAGCGAATGCTTGAAGAGATTAGAGAAACCAAATTATTGGCGAACAATAAGATTCGCGCTATAGACTCTGTCGTTAAAAGTAAAAACATAAGGACTTTGCACCTTATGAATATGCAGAATAAGGATTCGTTGGCCGATATCTATAATTCGATCGAAGGGCTCACACAAGTAATAAGTGTTGTTTTCGACATGCCCACTACAAGTGAATTCCTAAACGACAAAAATATTTCATTATTAAAGAATATTCGCCTTAAAACCCTGCTATTGCGTACCAAACAAAGTTTAAAATTTGCCGAGGTGATCGAAAACTACTCCTTGACTCAGCTCAATACGATCATTGAACCTTTTGTAATGAAAAACCTAAATTACGCCAAAATGACTCACGGAAGGGATATGGTTGAAATTAATTCTCCAACAGATTTTTCGGTGTTTACAAATAACCTTGAGCTGGAAAATCTAATCAATATGAAGATAGAAACAGACAACACCAAACTGGACTTTCTTTTAAATTTTGATAAAATTCTTGAAGCCACTGCCAATGAGATCGAATCTGAATTAAATTCGGGCTAGTGAGTGCGATCGATATCATAACTATAATTGTTGTAATTCTATTCGCCCGCCTGGGAATCCGCCTCTTATTCCGTTATATAAAGATGAAAAGACAAAAGGATCGCAATAAAAAATAAAAAGCCTTCCCGTAATGGAAGGCTTTTTTTTAATACAGTTTGTAAATTACTGCTATTCCATTTTCTCACCCTGGCCATGCAAATACATCATCAGCCCGGTGAAGTCTCCAAACACTTGCTGTCTTACGATCTTCCCATCCGGGTTGAAGTCGAAGGACTCGTATAGCTGTATGGTTGCACTACGGGCTTCTGTAGAGTCTGTCGCTGGTAGGGTAACTTCCCACAGCGGGTAATGCCTCACCGAACCATCCGGCTGGGTTCCACCTCTTTCTACTCCTGGTAACAAAGAGGCTTCACTTACCATTCGGAAATCGTAATCTGCCCACATCTGTTTATCGAAAGCCTTCATCTCTTCAAGCGACAAGGAATCTTTTTTCGCACCAAATGCGGTGTCGTACATATAGAAATCGTCTGCATACATCGAATAATCCAGGTTTTCTTCCTGCCAGCCTTTTAAATTGGCCATAACGGTTTCAGAATTTGCCTTGAAAGCAGCGGCAACTGCAGCGGCATGATCATGATCCCCGTCGTGTTCGTTCTTGCAAGAACCAAACATCAGGATAAGGGATAATAGGGAAAGTAAGATCTTCATAATTGGAATTTTAGATTGTTAATTATTTGAAAGTTAATAAATTATAACTCAAATTAATTCATTTCATTAACAATTACGATATAATTCCGTTTGCTGCTGTTAAACTGTAGAAAAGCCTTACATTTTTTCGTACCTTTTTGTGAAATTAATACCGTTTTGTAATGATTACTTCTTCCCGTTTCGACCGCGCCATTAGAAAACTTTACATTGCCTTTCACGGTAACACCCTACATCCGGAGTGTGCCATGCAATGTGCGGTGGGAAACATTTGCGACAAAACAGATACATGGAAACATTTCTCGAATGAACACGGCACAACACATCTTAATTATGTGGGGCGAGTCCATGAAAGTTTAGGACGGAAGATCAATGGATATAGTCCTTCCGAACTGTTGATGATTGAGGCTGCTTTCCTCGATGGCTGCGGCTACGATCTTCCTCTCAGATCTAGTAATAAGAGACCAGATCTTCCATTAGATCAGGATGTACTTTTCCAGGGTTTATGCAAGGCTATTGCGGTGTTATGCGAACTGGATCACTTACCCCAATTGATGGATGTGCACGAACTACTTAATTACCAAAGTCACGTAAAAAATGAAAACCAGGTTGAAATACAACCACTATAAAACAAATTATGACCTTTAAAATTGATCAAGCAATTGACCTCCTGGAACGAACTCCTGAAGTTCTAAAAGCTATGTTATCCGGGCTATCTAATGACTGGACTCGTGCAAACGAAGGGGGCGATAGCTGGAGTCCTTTCGATGTGGTTGGACATTTAGTGCACGGGGAACGAACAGATTGGATCCCACGAACTTACATCATTATGAACGATAGTGACCAGAAAACCTTTCATCCTTACGATCGTTTTGCTCAATTTGAAGAGAGCAAGGGCAAGTCTCTGGAGGATCTGCTTGAGGAATTCGAATCCTTGCGAAGATCGAATCTTGAACAATTAAATGGTTTTGGCTTAACCGAATCCGACCTACAGCGAGTTGGCATTCATCCCTCGCTGGGGCCAGTAACTTTATTGAATCTGTTAAGTGCATGGGTGGTTCATGATCAAGGCCATATTGCTCAAATAAGCCGTGTCCTGGCAAAACAATACAAAGATGAAGTTGGGCCGTGGACAAAATATATGACCATTCTAAAATATAGTCCGAAAGAATGAAGTGGTTTCGGTGCTTGCTTTTACTTTCAATGATCTTATCTTGTGAGGAGACGAATCGGGAGATTGATCCTGCAAATCCTGTGGATGTTGGTCTGGCCAAAATATCCGAAAGTTCCCTGATAGTTCTTGGCACCATTCAGGATGGTGGATCTCCACATATTGGCTGTAAGAAAGAATGTTGTAGAACACTCTTCGAACAACCGGATTCGAATAGGAAAGTAGTATCGCTAGGACTCATACACCAGGGAAAAACATATTTATTTGAAGCAACCCCCGATATAAGCACCCAGGTGAAAATGTTGCAATCCCTAGCCGGATCAACTATTGAATTTCCCAACGGGATCTTTATTACCCATGCCCACATTGGTCATTATTCAGGGCTAATGTACCTGGGGAAAGAGGCTGCCGGTGCGAATGAAATTCCGGTTTACGTGATGCCTAGAATGAAACAATTTCTGGAATCGAACGGGCCGTGGAATGCTCTCGTAAATAACAAAAATATCTCTCTGAGAGGCCTCACAAATGGTGAAGGGGTTTCTTTGGCACCCCAACTCAAGGTAACTCCGTTGCAAGTTCCACACCGGGATGAATTTTCGGAGACCGTGGGTTTTGTGATCGAATGTGAAGCAAAGAAAATATTGTTCATCCCAGACATCGACAAATGGGAGAAATGGGAATTGTCCATAATCGACATGATTTCGGAAGTTGATCATGCGTTCATCGACGCTACTTTTTTCTATGGGGAGGAGATACAAACCCGGGATATTTCAGAAATACCACATCCATTTATCATCGAATCTATGGCAATGTTCGATTCTTTATCAGCTTCAGAAAAAAATAAAATACATTTCATTCATTTTAATCATACCAACCCTGTATTGGATCCAGGCAGTGCGGCTTATAAGGAAGTCGTAAATAAAGGATACCATATCGCAAGTACGAACGATGTAATTAAACTGCAATAGGTAACGACCAATCCTGAACCTATCCTAATTTGTAAAACCAAAACTATGAAACCCGACTTCACAAACTTAAAAGCATTATATATTAACTGTACTTTGAAGAAAACGCCGCGAATAAGTCACACGCAAGGCCTGATGAATCTTTCCGCTAATATTATGAAAAAGGAAGGGGTTGATGTTGAACATATACGTTTTGTAGATCACAATGTGGCTTTTGGTGTTTATCATGACATGACCGAACAAGGAGTTTCCCAGGACGAATGGCCAGAATTATGGAAAAAAGTAGACGCGGCCGATATTCTAATTATTGGTTCGCCTATTTGGCTGGGTGAAAAGTCCTCCGTCGCGACTTTGTTGATCGAACGCTTGTATGGAGAAAGTGGCAGAAGAAATGAAGAAGGCCAATATTATTTCTACGGAAAAGCAGGTGGATGTCTCATCACAGGGAACGAAGACGGAGTAAAACATTGTTCAATGAGTATTTTATACGCATTACAGCATATAGGCTACAGCATTCCTCCTCAGGCTGATGCGGGGTGGATAGGTGAAGTAGGGCCCGGTCCCAGTTACCTAGATGAGGAAAGCGACGCGAGAAATAACGATTTTACAAACAGGAACACCACATTTATGACCTACAACCTGCTTCATCTTGCGTCTATGCTGAAAAAGAACAACGGTTACTATTCTTATGGAAACTCCCGAGGTGACTGGGATGATGGTAGCCGATGGAATTTCGAAAACCCGGAATATAGATAGCTGGTCAAATACAAAAAAAAGATAAAAGCGAGGGACATGTCCCTCGCTTTTTAATTTCAGTGAAAGTAGATATCCTCCTAAATCCTGTCACTGAATCATCATCAACTACTCCTGTTGGACAAGTGTAAACAACAATGGTTTAATTCGAGGTATGAATTCTGGTAATCTTTAACAATCTATATTTTCATAGAGGCCGGGATGTTGCATTAGCAGTAGTTTTACAAAAAACCATCGAAGTCATGAAAAAGATTTTCCTTTTAACACTAGCTATTTCTTTACCCTTGATGGGGTGTCCTAAGAAACCGGTTATTGGCGAGGTAACCAAAAAGGTGCAGCAGCTTGAAATTCCCGGAGCCGATGTAGATTTTAAAAACATGATGATAGGGGTGGCGATGGAGATCGACGGCTGTACGCTACAACCGGAAGATTGTGAAAACCTTATCGATCCATGGAAGTCTGGAATGTTACTTACGCTTCAAAAACAGATCGAATTCATTAAAAACGATGAGAAACGTGCCGAAGTTCAATTAAAAATGGCCCAATGGGAACGTGCTATGCTCGACGGAGAGGGTGGTGATCTGCTAACCTACAGCAACACTTTTTCAACTTTCTCATATCATCCGGGATACGGTTTGGAGAACATCAAAAAACGAATGGAGAAATACATCGCAGTACTTAGTAAATCCACATATTAGATTATTCTTCTTCCTCTTTACTAAGGTACTTTTTCTCCAGCTCTGCCTGAAACTCTTCCATTACGGGTTTCACTGTACTTTCCGGAAGATCGGCAATGCGTATATACATGAGTCCGTCTACCGCATTATTGAATAAAGGGTCTACATTAAAGGCGACCACCTTGGCGTTCTGCTTGATATATTTTTTGATGAGTACGGGAAGTCTAAGACTACCGGGCTCTACCTCATCGATGAGTTTGTCGAACTTGTTGAGGTCGGCCTCTGTCTCATCGAAAATAAAATCTTTGTCGGCATCTTTTAATTTAACCTTGAATTCCTTTTTCGGATTGATATACTGCGCGACATACGGATCGTAATAATTGGATTTCATGAATTCGATCATGAGGGACTTGGAGAATTCAGAAAATTTGTTGCTTATGCTTACTCCCCCAATAAGAAACTTGTGCTCGGGAAATCTCAATGTGGTATGCACGATTCCTTTCCATAGCAAGAATAAAGGCATAGGCCGCTGTTGATAGTCTTTAATGATGAATGCCCTTCCCATCTCAATGGATTGTTCCATCATCGGGTATAGTTCAGGCTCGAACCTAAACAGATCCTGGAGATAGAATCCATCGATCCCATACTGTGGAAAAATTCTCGAACCTAATCCCATCCTATAGGCGCCAACCAGTTTTTTGGCGTCCCCGTCCCACAGGAACATATGGTGGTAATAGCTGTCGAATTTGTCAAGATCGGTTGCGTTATTAGTCCCTTCCCCAACTTCTCTAAAAGTGATCTCGCGCAATCGGCCAATTTCCTGAAGTGTATTGGGTATATATTGAGCCGGCGCCAGAAAGACCTCGTAATTCTTACTTATCAGGAGTCGTTTGTCATCCTTTCTTAGTAATTCGATCTCTGTTTCCATCATCTCGGTGGAGACAGCTCCGGCAATTTTTTTAGGTGCCTTCGGAATTTTTAATGTCTTCGGAATATTCTCGAGTAATTTTTTCTTCTGAAATGGATTTGCGAGGACATAGGTTTTTTTCCGAAGGAATTCAGTGAATTCTTCAAGAGTCTCATGCTCCTGCTGATCTGCCACCGAAATAGGATTACCAATACGCACTTTGATCAATCTTTCCTTTTGAGTAAGCAGTTCCGAAGGTAATTTAGCCGTGCGAAAAGTATCGTTAAGTTTTGCCAATCGATAAAACATTTTACTGTTCTTGGCGTGAAAATAAATTGGTAAAACGGGTACTTCGGCTTTTTTAATAAGTTTCATAGCTGCCACTTCCCATGGTTTGTCAACAACCAGTCTGCCGTCCCGATAGGTAGAAACTTCTCCTGCCGGAAAGATCCCAAGAGGGTGGCCTTCTTTCATATGTGAAAGTGCATTTTTAAACCCGAGTACACTGGATTTTACATCTTTTCGATCTTCGAACGGATTTACAGGCATCACATACGGTTTTAGCGGCTCGATGCGATGTAATAAAAAGTTTGCGATGATCTTGAAATCTGAACGATGTTCTAAAAGTAATTTAAGTAATAATATACCATCTATTCCACCCAGCGGATGGTTACTTATGGTAATGAAGGTCCCCGATTTTGGGATACGTTTCAGGTCTTCTTCGGGAATTTCGAAATTGATCTCAAATTCATCCAGCAGGGCATTTATAAATTCTAGGTCGCTAAGATGTTTGTTGCGATCATAGATCTTATTCATGGTATCTATCTTGAGCAACTTCATTAACGACCAGCCCATGAAAGTGCCAATAAAGCCGAATTTATCGACATTAATAGCGCTGGCCACTTCTTTGGCATTTACTAATCCCATGGGTTTTGGTTGTTTATACGTGCTACAGTTTCCTTAGCTGTAAACACAAATATAGCGAAACGCTATTAGTTATTCTTTTATCACGATCTGCACTGTATCATGGATTTCCTGTTTTAACAGCACGGTTTTATTCTCCATTAATGCGTCGATCTCGGAAGGTTTGGCATGCCGAACCGTATAAAGGGTAACCCCGTCATTACAGCTCACTTTAAATCGTTCTTTCAATCGAGCCAGCAGATCATCCAGCCGGTTAAATTTATTATCCACACATACCGAAAAGCTTATGGCAGAATTCTGAATAAGCTCAACTTTCATTTTAAACTCATGCAGCCATCGGAAGATGTCGCTAATATTATCTTCCATCATAAAACTGAAATCCAGAGAAGAGAGCGAGATCAAAACCTGGTCTCGTTTTAGGATGAAACAGGAGGTGTCCGGATTGAGTGCAACACCCTTTCCCACGCAGGTGCCTGCATTTTCAGGATTTAAAAAGGATTTTACAAACAATGGTATCTCCTTTCGTTGAAGAGGCTGAAGGGTTTTTGGGTGAATTACAGAGGCCCCGTAGAATGCCAGTTCAATTGCTTCGGTATAGGAGATGTTATGTAAAAGGCGCGTATTGCCAAAATACCTTGGGTCGGCATTTAATACTCCCGGAACATCTTTCCAAATTGTCACGCTATCGGCATTGAGGCAATAAGCAAAAATAGCGGCAGTGTAGTCACTTCCCTCCCGCCCCAAAGTGGTAGAAAAATTATTTTCCAGATCCGAACCAAGAAATCCCTGAGTTATGGTGATCCCCTTAACACTCACATTCTCGGTGATCCGTTGTTGTGTTTTCTCCCAATCTACTTTAGCATCCCTGAAATTAGCATCGGTAACAATACAGCTTCTCACGTCCAGCCAGCTGTTGTTAAGCCCTTCATCCTGAAGAAAAGCAGAGACTATGGTAGTAGAGATCAATTCTCCATAACAAACCACCTGGTCGTATACATAAGCGTGTTTTTGAGATCGGTTGGTCTCCAGGAAATTCTCCAGTTTCGCATAAAATTTTCTAACCTCGTTATATACAGGATGGGATTGATTAGAAAATAATTTCAACATTATATTGTGATGATACTCTCTAAATTCCATAATCTGTGAACCCAGATCATCATTCTTACCCAGGTAGGAGCTAACGATCCCTTCCAGGTGATTGGTCATCTTCCCCATAGCCGAGACCACTACAATGAGATTGGTCTCTCCGCTGATATCTATTATTTTTTTTAGGTTCCGAACTCCTTCGGCGTCTTTAACAGAGGCGCCTCCAAATTTAAATACTTTCATAGTTAATTACCGATATATGCTTTCAAGGCAGGTTCTTCCATCTCTACCTGCCACCAATTACTTAAAATGGTTGCCCCACTGCGTTCGTAAAATTCGATCGCCGGCTTATTCCAATCCAGCACCACCCAATTTACCCGTTTCACACCCTGATCGAGTGCGAATTTCAGTACCCGACGATATAGTGCCTGGCCCACACCTTTCCCTCGCATTTCTTCGGTGACAATGAGATCTTCCAGATGAACTGTTTTTCCTTTCCAAGTGGAGAACCGGAAATAGATCAGCGCCATTCCTACGATATTCTGTTCAACTTCAGCAACAAAACAGTCGAACTGTTTGTGTTCACCAAATCCGGCGTCTTCAAGTTCATTACGAGTCACTTCAACAGCGTTGGGTTCTTTTTCGAACTCGGCCAATTCTTTTATAAGTTGCAGCACCGAAGACATATCTTCACGAACTGCATTTCTAATTACAATTTCCATGGGTAGAGTTTACCGACAAATATCGGTTCAATTTTCCAAAAATCACGATATTTGCCCTAAATCTGCAACACCTTAACCGCAATGCGCCATAAAAACCAGACCCTCGGGGAATTTATTATTGAAAATCAAGAAGAGTTCAAGTATTCCTCGGGAGAATTATCCCGTCTTATAAATTCGATAAGGCTGGCGGCCAAAGTGGTGAACCACGAAGTTAACAAAGCCGGCCTGGTGGATATACTGGGAGCGGCGGGTGAGACAAATGTTCAGGGCGAGAGCCAGCAGAAACTCGACGTTTACGCCAATGAAGCATTTATAAAAACCCTTACCAACCGGGAGATCGTATGTGGGATCGCCAGCGAAGAAGAGGACCATTTCATTACAATAAAAGGCAGGAACCAGAATAATGATAACAAATACGTGGTTTTAATAGACCCATTGGACGGTTCTTCCAATATAGATGTGAACGTTTCTGTGGGGACTATTTTTTCCATTTACAGACGGGTCACACCTTCTGGCACCCCCGTAACCCTGGAGGATTTTTTACAACCCGGGAATAAGCAGGTAGCTGCCGGATATATAATCTACGGAACTTCTACCATGATAGTTTATACCACGGGGCACGGTGTAAATGGCTTCACCCTTAATCCTGCTATAGGGACTTATTACCATTCTCATCCTAATATGCAATTCCCGGAAGACGGTACCATTTATTCGGTGAACGAAGGAAACTATGTGCATTTTCCTCAGGGAGTGAAGGATTATATTAAGTATTGCCAGCGAGAAGAAGGTGATCGTCCTTACACTTCGCGCTATATCGGGTCACTTGTGTCCGATTTTCATAGAAATATGATAAAAGGAGGGATTTATATTTATCCCAACACCGCTAAAAATCCGGATGGTAAACTAAGGTTATTATACGAATGTAACCCTATGGCTTTTATAGCCGAGCAAGCTGGTGGTTTAGCAAGTAATGGTTTTACCCGAATCCTGGACATTCAGCCTACCGAATTACATCAAAGAGTTCCATTTATCTGTGGAAGCAGAAACATGGTACTGAAAGCCGAAGAGTTTATGCAAAATGCATAAAGTGTAAAATTTCCGGCTTTTGTTAACATTTTTCTTAAATTTAGCTAAATCTTTAACACTAGCGCGTCATGGCGAAAAAAACTACACCAAAAGATAACACAGGAAATATAGATTCTTCGTCAAAGATAGAGGCTATAAAAAATCTCATTTTTGGGGAGAATATCGAGCAATACGATAGTGAATTCACAACTTTAAAGAAAGACCTCGAAAAAAAGAAAAAGGACCTTCAGGCGTATATCGATGAAGTTCGAGAAGAGCTGATGCAGTCTATTGATTCGCTAAGCACAGATGTTAATATCCGCATCACAGATCTTGAAGATTCCTTCAACGCCAGGGCTGAGGCGCTTTCAGAAGAAAAGGTCGATCGTAAAGAACTAGGGAAACTGCTTATTAGCCTAGGTGAAAAGATTAGCTCTTAACACCAATTAATACTTATTTAATACCAATGGTCAAGGAGGACGAGAACAAATTGAAGTTGCTTCGGGAGATCCTGTTGATAGATGACAGGGAAGTTGCCCGGGCAGTATCTCAACGCCTGGAGACCCTTTCCGAAACCCTCGATAAACGCGAGAAACTATCACAGAAAGTAGACCCGATTATCGAACAGCGGCTGGATCAATTTGTCTCGGAGATTCCCACTACTCTTGGACCAACCATCACTAAAACTTTAAAAGAACAAATCGAGAACTCCAAAGACCAGGTGGTCGAGGCGTTATATCCCATCATGGGAAAAATGATAAAACGATATATTCAGAATGAAATAAAATTACTTTCAGAAAATATCAACAAGAAGGTAAATAATACGTTCTCGGTAGCAGGATTTAAACGCAAGATTCGATCTGTATTTACCGGTGTTAAAGAAAGTGACCTTATCCTTTCTGAAAGCAACATGCCCACCATAAATGAAGTGTTCATCATTGAAAAGGGATCTGGTTTATTGCTTGGAAATCACAGTACAACAGAAACCATGGATAAGGATATGGTATCGGGGATGCTTACAGCCATTAAAAGTTTTGTGGAAGATGCGTTCTCCGGAGGAGCCCAGAATCTCGAAGCCATAGAATACGAGCTGTATACGATCCATATTCAGAATTTCTTTTCCTATTACATTGCCGTTGTGGTCTCCGGAAATTATACCCGTAGTTTTGAAAGCAAACTTGAGA includes the following:
- a CDS encoding Na(+)-translocating NADH-quinone reductase subunit F encodes the protein MITSSRFDRAIRKLYIAFHGNTLHPECAMQCAVGNICDKTDTWKHFSNEHGTTHLNYVGRVHESLGRKINGYSPSELLMIEAAFLDGCGYDLPLRSSNKRPDLPLDQDVLFQGLCKAIAVLCELDHLPQLMDVHELLNYQSHVKNENQVEIQPL
- a CDS encoding DinB family protein is translated as MTFKIDQAIDLLERTPEVLKAMLSGLSNDWTRANEGGDSWSPFDVVGHLVHGERTDWIPRTYIIMNDSDQKTFHPYDRFAQFEESKGKSLEDLLEEFESLRRSNLEQLNGFGLTESDLQRVGIHPSLGPVTLLNLLSAWVVHDQGHIAQISRVLAKQYKDEVGPWTKYMTILKYSPKE
- a CDS encoding MBL fold metallo-hydrolase — its product is MILSCEETNREIDPANPVDVGLAKISESSLIVLGTIQDGGSPHIGCKKECCRTLFEQPDSNRKVVSLGLIHQGKTYLFEATPDISTQVKMLQSLAGSTIEFPNGIFITHAHIGHYSGLMYLGKEAAGANEIPVYVMPRMKQFLESNGPWNALVNNKNISLRGLTNGEGVSLAPQLKVTPLQVPHRDEFSETVGFVIECEAKKILFIPDIDKWEKWELSIIDMISEVDHAFIDATFFYGEEIQTRDISEIPHPFIIESMAMFDSLSASEKNKIHFIHFNHTNPVLDPGSAAYKEVVNKGYHIASTNDVIKLQ
- a CDS encoding flavodoxin family protein, which gives rise to MKPDFTNLKALYINCTLKKTPRISHTQGLMNLSANIMKKEGVDVEHIRFVDHNVAFGVYHDMTEQGVSQDEWPELWKKVDAADILIIGSPIWLGEKSSVATLLIERLYGESGRRNEEGQYYFYGKAGGCLITGNEDGVKHCSMSILYALQHIGYSIPPQADAGWIGEVGPGPSYLDEESDARNNDFTNRNTTFMTYNLLHLASMLKKNNGYYSYGNSRGDWDDGSRWNFENPEYR
- a CDS encoding GNAT family N-acyltransferase, which encodes MGLVNAKEVASAINVDKFGFIGTFMGWSLMKLLKIDTMNKIYDRNKHLSDLEFINALLDEFEINFEIPEEDLKRIPKSGTFITISNHPLGGIDGILLLKLLLEHRSDFKIIANFLLHRIEPLKPYVMPVNPFEDRKDVKSSVLGFKNALSHMKEGHPLGIFPAGEVSTYRDGRLVVDKPWEVAAMKLIKKAEVPVLPIYFHAKNSKMFYRLAKLNDTFRTAKLPSELLTQKERLIKVRIGNPISVADQQEHETLEEFTEFLRKKTYVLANPFQKKKLLENIPKTLKIPKAPKKIAGAVSTEMMETEIELLRKDDKRLLISKNYEVFLAPAQYIPNTLQEIGRLREITFREVGEGTNNATDLDKFDSYYHHMFLWDGDAKKLVGAYRMGLGSRIFPQYGIDGFYLQDLFRFEPELYPMMEQSIEMGRAFIIKDYQQRPMPLFLLWKGIVHTTLRFPEHKFLIGGVSISNKFSEFSKSLMIEFMKSNYYDPYVAQYINPKKEFKVKLKDADKDFIFDETEADLNKFDKLIDEVEPGSLRLPVLIKKYIKQNAKVVAFNVDPLFNNAVDGLMYIRIADLPESTVKPVMEEFQAELEKKYLSKEEEE
- a CDS encoding aspartate kinase; translation: MKVFKFGGASVKDAEGVRNLKKIIDISGETNLIVVVSAMGKMTNHLEGIVSSYLGKNDDLGSQIMEFREYHHNIMLKLFSNQSHPVYNEVRKFYAKLENFLETNRSQKHAYVYDQVVCYGELISTTIVSAFLQDEGLNNSWLDVRSCIVTDANFRDAKVDWEKTQQRITENVSVKGITITQGFLGSDLENNFSTTLGREGSDYTAAIFAYCLNADSVTIWKDVPGVLNADPRYFGNTRLLHNISYTEAIELAFYGASVIHPKTLQPLQRKEIPLFVKSFLNPENAGTCVGKGVALNPDTSCFILKRDQVLISLSSLDFSFMMEDNISDIFRWLHEFKMKVELIQNSAISFSVCVDNKFNRLDDLLARLKERFKVSCNDGVTLYTVRHAKPSEIDALMENKTVLLKQEIHDTVQIVIKE
- a CDS encoding GNAT family N-acetyltransferase; translation: MEIVIRNAVREDMSSVLQLIKELAEFEKEPNAVEVTRNELEDAGFGEHKQFDCFVAEVEQNIVGMALIYFRFSTWKGKTVHLEDLIVTEEMRGKGVGQALYRRVLKFALDQGVKRVNWVVLDWNKPAIEFYERSGATILSNWWQVEMEEPALKAYIGN
- the fbp gene encoding class 1 fructose-bisphosphatase — protein: MRHKNQTLGEFIIENQEEFKYSSGELSRLINSIRLAAKVVNHEVNKAGLVDILGAAGETNVQGESQQKLDVYANEAFIKTLTNREIVCGIASEEEDHFITIKGRNQNNDNKYVVLIDPLDGSSNIDVNVSVGTIFSIYRRVTPSGTPVTLEDFLQPGNKQVAAGYIIYGTSTMIVYTTGHGVNGFTLNPAIGTYYHSHPNMQFPEDGTIYSVNEGNYVHFPQGVKDYIKYCQREEGDRPYTSRYIGSLVSDFHRNMIKGGIYIYPNTAKNPDGKLRLLYECNPMAFIAEQAGGLASNGFTRILDIQPTELHQRVPFICGSRNMVLKAEEFMQNA
- a CDS encoding fructose 1,6-bisphosphatase; its protein translation is MAKKTTPKDNTGNIDSSSKIEAIKNLIFGENIEQYDSEFTTLKKDLEKKKKDLQAYIDEVREELMQSIDSLSTDVNIRITDLEDSFNARAEALSEEKVDRKELGKLLISLGEKISS
- a CDS encoding cell envelope biogenesis protein OmpA, whose protein sequence is MVKEDENKLKLLREILLIDDREVARAVSQRLETLSETLDKREKLSQKVDPIIEQRLDQFVSEIPTTLGPTITKTLKEQIENSKDQVVEALYPIMGKMIKRYIQNEIKLLSENINKKVNNTFSVAGFKRKIRSVFTGVKESDLILSESNMPTINEVFIIEKGSGLLLGNHSTTETMDKDMVSGMLTAIKSFVEDAFSGGAQNLEAIEYELYTIHIQNFFSYYIAVVVSGNYTRSFESKLENDLLELSKKLTSKITSLSREAVEEILIKHMANWS